The Megachile rotundata isolate GNS110a chromosome 11, iyMegRotu1, whole genome shotgun sequence genome includes a region encoding these proteins:
- the LOC143265394 gene encoding uncharacterized protein LOC143265394 has translation MGPTGPILQANLNRSARVQDLFLQALTEWDAGLGVVAEPNRVLVQSNWTGDDLASVAIFWSGRRGSPPCSLVERGRGFVAVSWGDTVVVGIYAPPSWPLASFELFLDEVRLCVSHCLPRPVIVLGDFNAKATAWGSPRTDARGETLLDWAAGLELCLLNTGSVHTCVRHNGGSIVDLTFASAAAARRISGWWVAEEMETLSDHRYITMVLSTAPPDEPQGRPDGGARQSPRWSLRKLDRDALMAAAHVVAWHPDCARPADGQEGARIVLGRLRPWAPPLTESLNPQFLEQVVGTLFLQGVDNAPPASTSDPVIWSDELGVTDEELAVALKRLGAKNRTPGPDGVPGRVWVLAAGVLGAALKGVFNTCLQRGDFPAEWKTGRLVLLKKQG, from the exons ATGGGGCCCACGGGCCCTATCCTTCAGGCGAACCTGAACCGCTCGGCTAGGGTGCAGGACCTGTTTTTGCAGGCTCTGACCGAGTGGGATGCAGGTTTAGGGGTGGTGGCAGAGCCCAATAGGGTCCTGGTCCAATCAAACTGGACCGGTGACGACTTGGCCTCCGTCGCCATTTTTTGGAGTGGCCGCCGGGGATCCCCGCCATGCTCGCTTGTTGAGCGAGGACGGGGATTCGTGGCTGTTAGTTGGGGTGACACCGTGGTGGTGGGTATTTACGCTCCTCCGAGCTGGCCCCTCGCGTCCTTCGAGCTGTTTCTGGACGAGGTTAGGCTTTGCGTGTCCCACTGCCTGCCTCGTCCAGTCATTGTCCTGGGGGATTTCAATGCTAAGGCTACGGCCTGGGGATCTCCCCGGACAGACGCGAGGGGTGAGACGCTACTCGATTGGGCGGCAGGACTGGAGCTCTGTTTGCTGAACACAGGCTCCGTCCATACGTGCGTGCGGCACAATGGGGGGTCTATAGTAGACCTCACTTTTGCTTCCGCTGCTGCCGCGCGCCGTATCTCGGGGTGGTGGGTGGCGGAGGAGATGGAGACTCTTTCGGACCATCGTTATATAACGATGGTCCTCTCCACTGCCCCGCCTGACGAGCCCCAAGGCCGCCCAGATGGAGGAGCGAGACAATCGCCGCGGTGGTCACTCCGCAAGTTGGACAGGGACGCCTTGATGGCCGCTGCCCACGTCGTGGCCTGGCACCCAGATTGTGCCAGGCCTGCCGACGGGCAAGAGGGGGCCCG GATCGTTCTGGGTCGTCTGCGACCCTGGGCGCCCCCTCTGACGGAGTCGCTTAACCCCCAGTTTCTGGAGCAGGTGGTGGGCACCCTTTTCCTACAGGGTGTAGATAACGCGCCACCTGCGTCCACGTCGGACCCCGTCATCTGGTCCGACGAACTGGGGGTCACGGACGAAGAGCTCGCCGTGGCGCTGAAGCGGCTCGGGGCAAAAAACCGCACCCCGGGACCGGACGGCGTCCCCGGCAGAGTCTGGGTCTTGGCTGCGGGCGTCCTTGGCGCCGCGCTGAAGGGTGTGTTTAATACTTGCCTTCAGCGCGGCGACTTCCCCGCAGAGTGGAAGACCGGACGTTTGGTCCTCTTGAAAAAGCAGGGATAA
- the LOC143265395 gene encoding uncharacterized protein LOC143265395, with amino-acid sequence MAIRVIRGYRTITYAAAMALAGLIPFEMLAAVDALVYTPFRAVRQLNGAPPEPRAVEAFKRQARQLAENRWRRELRRYADKPVVRALLPLLKEWQERSHGRLTYRMTQVLTGHGCFGEYLCRIGKESATACRHCAAPCPAATNRARPLAASSIWGNAGKREKLESGRLLL; translated from the coding sequence ATGGCCATCAGGGTCATTAGGGGATACCGCACCATCACCTACGCGGCGGCGATGGCTCTGGCGGGCCTGATACCATTTGAAATGCTGGCGGCGGTGGACGCGTTAGTCTACACGCCCTTCCGTGCCGTCCGCCAGCTCAATGGTGCCCCGCCAGAGCCCAGAGCGGTCGAAGCGTTCAAGCGCCAGGCCCGACAGCTGGCTGAAAATCGGTGGCGACGCGAGTTGCGCCGTTACGCTGATAAGCCGGTTGTTAGGGCTCTCCTGCCGCTACTCAAAGAGTGGCAGGAGAGAAGTCACGGTAGGCTCACCTACCGTATGACGCAGGTGTTAACCGGACATGGTTGCTTCGGTGAATACCTGTGTCGAATCGGGAAGGAGTCGGCGACGGCATGCCGCCACTGCGCTGCGCCGTGTCCTGCAGCAACAAATCGGGCACGACCTCTCGCTGCCAGCAGTATTTGGGGCAATGCTGGCAAGCGAGAGAAATTGGAGAGCGGTCGCCTCCTTCTGTGA